The following proteins are encoded in a genomic region of Spirosoma sp. SC4-14:
- a CDS encoding transglycosylase domain-containing protein: MIEFAPGRYRTLIKKLWQFAFVGIVLVIFYILAVSYNFLWLFGGMPSLKALENPQSEVASEVYTADNQLLGKYYVENRTPVEITQVSPNVVSALLATEDARFVKHSGIDPRSFFRVIKGLATGNSSSGGGSTLTQQVAKNLFDTRGEKLRGALGNIPIIKTVIEKTKEWILSVRLERNYTKQEIMMMYLNTVSFGNNTYGIKTAAKTYFNKEPWNLNVEEAALLVGMLQNPSRYNPRVFEERSQQRRNVVLSQMQRYAFLSEEQFATYKQKPIQLDFSIENQNTGMAAYFRSVIKDDIKAFIDQYNQDNPDAELDLYTSGLRIYTTIDSRMQTYAEEAVMANMRDQQRKFYEHWRGRNPWVQKNSKTKKYEEIPGFIERVASRTSRFKQLKAEFGNDEKAIWREMRKPVKMKVFVYGGRRNEKDTTMSPLDSIRYYKRLLNTGFMSMDPRYGHVKAWVGGINFKHIKFDHVRQSRRQPGSTFKPFVYLTAMDQGFVTPCTHITDQPTTFAHGEDNNGGPAWTPKNSNGKYSYRDLTLREALGQSINTVSAQLIKKTRAEPVIKYAHDMGIMSKDLPENPTLCLGTGDVSVYEMVSAYCAFANGGIRVRPMLILRITDKNGNLLKAFTADANQVISAKSAYEMLYLMRGAVEDPNGTAQRLRTQYKLLEGGNEIAAKTGTTSNYSDAWFMGMTQHLVSGLWVGGDDRSIHFRTIELGQGGRMAMPAWGMYMQKIYADPTLTKYRPEPFRKPNNFKIDCGGYHIDSSQRYIPPKVVPEDEDEILQ; encoded by the coding sequence ATGATTGAATTTGCACCCGGTCGGTATCGAACCCTGATAAAAAAACTCTGGCAATTTGCCTTTGTCGGCATTGTCCTGGTTATTTTCTATATACTGGCTGTCAGTTACAATTTTCTATGGCTTTTTGGTGGAATGCCCAGCCTGAAAGCACTGGAAAACCCTCAGAGTGAAGTTGCCTCGGAAGTATACACCGCCGACAATCAACTATTAGGGAAATATTATGTAGAAAACCGCACTCCTGTCGAAATCACCCAGGTTTCGCCCAACGTTGTGTCGGCATTGCTGGCTACTGAAGATGCTCGTTTTGTGAAGCACTCCGGCATTGACCCCCGGTCTTTCTTTCGGGTAATAAAAGGATTGGCAACCGGCAACAGCAGCTCGGGAGGAGGTAGCACACTTACGCAGCAGGTAGCCAAAAACCTGTTCGATACGCGGGGCGAAAAGCTTAGAGGAGCCCTGGGCAATATTCCGATTATTAAAACGGTCATCGAAAAAACGAAAGAGTGGATTCTGTCAGTACGGCTTGAGCGAAACTACACCAAGCAGGAAATCATGATGATGTACCTCAATACGGTGTCGTTCGGCAACAATACCTATGGCATAAAAACAGCTGCTAAAACTTATTTCAACAAAGAACCCTGGAACCTGAATGTTGAAGAGGCCGCTTTGCTGGTAGGAATGCTACAGAATCCATCGCGCTATAACCCCAGAGTCTTCGAAGAGCGCTCCCAACAACGCCGGAATGTGGTTCTGAGCCAAATGCAACGATATGCTTTCCTGAGCGAAGAGCAATTTGCGACCTATAAACAAAAACCCATCCAGCTCGACTTTAGTATCGAGAACCAGAATACAGGGATGGCGGCCTACTTCCGATCGGTCATTAAAGATGATATTAAAGCTTTTATTGATCAGTATAATCAGGACAATCCTGATGCCGAACTAGATCTCTATACGAGTGGCCTGCGAATTTATACGACCATCGATTCGCGGATGCAGACCTATGCTGAAGAAGCCGTTATGGCCAACATGCGCGATCAGCAACGCAAGTTTTATGAGCACTGGCGGGGCCGGAATCCGTGGGTTCAGAAAAATTCAAAGACAAAGAAATACGAAGAGATTCCGGGCTTTATTGAACGAGTTGCCAGCCGAACATCGCGGTTCAAACAATTGAAAGCAGAATTCGGTAACGACGAAAAAGCCATATGGCGCGAAATGCGCAAACCCGTTAAAATGAAGGTGTTTGTGTATGGGGGGCGTCGCAACGAAAAAGATACCACAATGAGTCCGCTGGATTCAATTCGGTACTATAAACGATTGCTCAATACAGGCTTCATGTCGATGGACCCGCGTTATGGACACGTAAAAGCCTGGGTGGGTGGTATCAACTTCAAACACATCAAATTTGACCACGTCCGTCAAAGTCGACGTCAGCCAGGATCGACCTTTAAACCGTTTGTATACCTTACGGCTATGGATCAGGGTTTTGTTACACCCTGTACCCACATTACCGATCAGCCAACAACCTTTGCTCACGGCGAAGATAACAACGGAGGACCAGCCTGGACGCCTAAGAATTCGAACGGAAAATACAGCTACCGCGATCTGACACTTCGCGAAGCCTTAGGTCAATCGATCAATACCGTGAGTGCACAGCTTATTAAAAAAACCCGGGCTGAACCAGTTATTAAGTATGCGCACGATATGGGTATAATGAGCAAAGACTTACCCGAAAATCCGACATTATGTCTGGGCACGGGTGATGTGTCGGTCTATGAAATGGTATCGGCTTATTGTGCTTTCGCCAATGGTGGCATTCGGGTTCGGCCGATGCTGATTTTACGGATTACCGATAAAAACGGTAATTTATTAAAAGCCTTTACGGCCGATGCCAACCAGGTTATCAGCGCCAAGAGTGCTTATGAAATGCTCTATCTGATGCGTGGTGCTGTCGAAGACCCAAACGGAACCGCTCAGCGCCTTCGGACACAGTATAAACTGCTGGAAGGTGGCAATGAGATTGCTGCCAAAACCGGAACAACCTCGAACTACTCCGATGCCTGGTTTATGGGTATGACCCAGCATTTGGTATCGGGCCTTTGGGTTGGTGGCGATGATCGGTCTATTCACTTCCGGACAATTGAGCTAGGCCAGGGTGGCCGTATGGCTATGCCGGCATGGGGTATGTATATGCAAAAGATCTATGCAGATCCTACGCTTACCAAGTATCGTCCTGAGCCCTTCCGCAAACCGAACAATTTTAAAATCGACTGCGGTGGCTATCATATCGACTCATCGCAACGGTATATACCGCCTAAAGTAGTGCCGGAAGATGAAGACGAGATTCTTCAATAA
- the uvrC gene encoding excinuclease ABC subunit UvrC has product MAEFDYKQELTKVPHEPGVYRYFDATGEVIYVGKAKDLKNRVSSYFTNSKQHDRKTLRLVSQIRKIEFTIVHTEFDALLLENQLIKRYQPKFNILLRDDKTYPFVCVTNENFPRVITTRRVDRKLGTFYGPFANLKPMYTVLDMFSQLFTIRTCNYNLSPENVATGKFKVCLEYHIGNCKGPCEGKQPEADYDKDIEQVHHILKGNLKPAQEYFKARMVEAANDLAFEQAQQYKEKMDVLQRFQSKSTVVNPKIADADVFSIASDESAAYINFMKVVNGTIVQAHTVEVKKKLDETDSDLLAMLIVEFREQYGSQAKEIITNIPLDVDLQAEITIPQIGDKKKLLDMSLKNVLYFRRERQDRAAAEATANASKKDRVLIRLKQDLQLKSLPNRIECFDNSNIQGTNPVSAMVCFIDGKPANKEYRHFSIKTVVGPNDFASMYEVVTRRYTRVLDEQSGLPDLIVIDGGKGQLSAACEALKALDLYGKIPIIGIAKRLEEIYFPEDSLPLYIDKKSESLKLIQRIRDEAHRFAITYHRDKRSRNSLISELENVEGIGKKTAAKLLKHFKGVTKIREASFDEVAEVVGKDRATKLKEYFDAIEQ; this is encoded by the coding sequence ATGGCGGAATTCGACTATAAACAAGAACTAACCAAAGTTCCTCATGAACCAGGCGTCTATCGCTATTTCGACGCAACTGGCGAAGTTATTTACGTTGGCAAAGCGAAAGATCTGAAAAATCGCGTTAGCAGCTACTTTACGAATTCGAAACAACACGATCGTAAAACCCTTCGGCTGGTCAGTCAGATTCGTAAAATCGAGTTTACGATTGTGCATACCGAATTTGACGCTCTCCTGCTCGAAAATCAGCTTATTAAGCGGTATCAGCCTAAATTCAACATCCTGCTCCGCGACGACAAAACATATCCGTTTGTGTGCGTTACGAATGAGAATTTCCCCCGCGTGATTACAACTCGTCGGGTCGATCGGAAACTCGGTACGTTCTACGGACCTTTTGCGAACCTGAAACCCATGTATACGGTGCTGGATATGTTCAGTCAGTTGTTCACAATTCGCACCTGCAACTATAATCTGTCGCCCGAAAATGTTGCCACTGGTAAGTTCAAGGTCTGTCTGGAATACCACATTGGCAATTGCAAAGGCCCCTGCGAGGGCAAGCAGCCTGAAGCCGATTATGATAAGGACATTGAACAGGTTCATCATATTCTGAAAGGTAATCTGAAACCAGCGCAGGAATATTTTAAAGCGCGGATGGTTGAAGCGGCCAATGATCTGGCATTTGAGCAAGCCCAGCAGTATAAGGAAAAGATGGATGTGCTGCAGCGGTTCCAAAGCAAATCGACGGTTGTGAACCCCAAAATTGCTGATGCCGACGTTTTTTCGATTGCTTCCGACGAATCGGCTGCCTATATCAACTTTATGAAAGTAGTAAACGGCACCATTGTGCAGGCGCATACGGTTGAGGTTAAAAAGAAGCTGGATGAGACTGATTCCGACCTGTTGGCTATGCTGATCGTTGAGTTTCGGGAGCAATACGGTAGCCAGGCCAAGGAAATTATTACTAACATTCCGCTGGATGTCGATCTACAGGCCGAAATAACGATTCCACAAATTGGCGACAAGAAAAAATTGCTGGATATGTCGTTGAAAAATGTGTTGTATTTCCGGCGCGAACGCCAGGATCGGGCTGCTGCCGAAGCAACGGCTAATGCCAGCAAAAAAGACCGGGTACTGATTCGACTGAAGCAGGATCTACAACTCAAAAGCCTTCCAAACCGGATCGAATGCTTTGATAATTCCAATATTCAGGGCACAAATCCAGTTTCGGCTATGGTCTGCTTCATCGATGGGAAACCAGCCAATAAGGAATATCGGCACTTTTCGATTAAAACAGTAGTAGGACCTAATGACTTTGCCAGTATGTATGAAGTGGTTACCCGCCGATATACCCGCGTACTCGACGAACAGAGCGGTCTACCCGATCTTATTGTGATTGACGGTGGCAAAGGTCAGCTAAGTGCGGCCTGCGAAGCGCTCAAGGCACTCGATCTATATGGTAAAATTCCTATTATTGGTATTGCCAAACGGTTGGAAGAAATCTATTTTCCCGAAGATAGCCTTCCGCTCTACATCGACAAAAAATCGGAATCGTTGAAATTGATCCAGCGTATCCGCGACGAAGCCCACCGCTTCGCCATCACTTACCACCGCGACAAACGCAGCCGAAATAGTCTTATCAGCGAATTAGAGAATGTAGAGGGTATTGGAAAGAAAACTGCTGCTAAGTTGCTGAAACACTTTAAAGGCGTCACCAAAATTCGGGAAGCTTCATTCGATGAAGTGGCCGAAGTTGTTGGCAAAGACCGAGCGACAAAGCTCAAAGAATATTTTGATGCGATCGAACAGTAA
- the gldN gene encoding gliding motility protein GldN, whose product MTQIRTIRYASALAVATLALAGGDAWAQEKATNGTNSLSVRPVNENDIMMKKTLWRRIDLKEKQNQSMFSKNNEISKYLIDAVKAGLIDAYTNDSCTTKITAEKFHENMLIPNTGGGLSEEEKAAGFGTENQAGADDSWDKPKKDDKKKVADDGWGAPKKATATAQPADDGWGAPKKKSSVAQKGKKGKKGKALVAEPPVVEPKKDTVAVAQAPSFSGDEYFPKELNILEIKEDWIFDRKRSRLYYDIQTVTLLLPADKNPAGFEVPIASFKYKDLDKLFRSDPKKFIWYNPQNQAQHKNLADAFDLRLFYGRITKVANPGDQDLVGMYGDREGLLKSYQTEYELMETEHSLWEY is encoded by the coding sequence ATGACACAAATAAGAACGATTCGATATGCTAGTGCGCTGGCCGTTGCTACGCTGGCTCTGGCAGGGGGGGATGCATGGGCTCAGGAGAAAGCAACCAATGGCACTAATTCGCTGTCGGTTCGGCCTGTTAATGAGAACGATATTATGATGAAGAAAACCCTTTGGCGTCGAATCGACCTGAAGGAGAAACAGAATCAGTCGATGTTCTCGAAGAATAATGAGATTTCGAAATACCTGATTGATGCCGTAAAAGCTGGTTTAATTGACGCCTATACGAATGACTCGTGCACGACAAAAATTACGGCCGAGAAATTTCATGAAAACATGCTGATCCCGAATACGGGAGGAGGCTTGTCGGAAGAAGAAAAAGCAGCAGGTTTTGGTACTGAAAACCAGGCAGGCGCTGATGATAGTTGGGATAAACCTAAAAAAGATGATAAAAAGAAAGTAGCTGACGATGGTTGGGGAGCACCCAAAAAAGCGACAGCCACTGCGCAACCTGCTGATGATGGCTGGGGAGCACCAAAGAAAAAATCATCTGTTGCTCAAAAAGGCAAAAAAGGCAAGAAGGGGAAAGCACTAGTTGCAGAACCGCCAGTCGTTGAACCAAAGAAAGATACGGTTGCCGTTGCGCAGGCTCCCAGTTTTTCTGGTGACGAGTATTTCCCAAAAGAGCTAAATATTCTTGAGATAAAAGAAGACTGGATCTTTGACCGTAAGCGTTCACGTTTGTATTACGATATTCAGACGGTAACACTCCTGCTTCCTGCTGATAAAAACCCGGCTGGATTTGAAGTGCCCATCGCATCGTTCAAATACAAAGATCTGGACAAGCTGTTCCGTAGCGATCCGAAGAAGTTTATCTGGTATAACCCGCAAAACCAGGCTCAACATAAAAACCTGGCCGATGCATTCGATTTACGCCTGTTCTATGGCCGTATAACGAAGGTGGCTAATCCCGGTGATCAGGATTTGGTGGGTATGTATGGCGACCGCGAAGGCCTGCTGAAATCGTACCAGACTGAATATGAACTGATGGAAACCGAGCATAGCCTCTGGGAATACTAA
- the gldM gene encoding gliding motility protein GldM, with the protein MAGSKETPRQKMIGMMYLVLTAMLALQVTSAILEKFVLINNSLEQSTIAVNKVNQATIENIRATVEKSGNRAADLEIVKQADNVRKLTSDVIGELDKLKDRVVDAGGGRDESGNIKNLSEEEKVAQLMIGTSRNGAAFKLKDDLNTYIDNISKYAGTKYAPLALDGKDDPIANRSPDQRRKDFAELNFAQTPVPAALAVLSQKQADVRRIEGEVLDILATKVGAQDVKFDKIIAMLSMESKVVVAGTKFKGQMFLAASSSGIQPRMSLNGAPVRMQDGQGIVEFTAQGGAYDKNGLARRVLTGSIAYQTPAGLKTVPLQAEYFVAKPSYQIETGTMPPLYLGCENKLSIQSPQLGALWNPTFSADGASVIQSGEKGKVTIVPNSKTVSLNINNSGSLLGTERFKVNLVPRPTLEYLVGGQRTTDPRGVPVTSARSIQIRAVADPSFAAYAPNDARFRPTGATISLVRGTKRVQAITVGPTGGSLGALAGEAQPGDRLVIQVDGVQRQNFRGEISDVPMGNPIYQVSLY; encoded by the coding sequence ATGGCAGGTTCAAAAGAGACACCCCGTCAGAAAATGATTGGGATGATGTATCTGGTTTTGACCGCAATGCTGGCTTTACAGGTCACGTCGGCAATTCTGGAAAAGTTTGTGCTAATAAATAATAGCCTGGAGCAATCCACCATAGCCGTAAATAAGGTAAACCAGGCAACTATCGAGAATATTCGGGCAACGGTTGAAAAGTCGGGCAATCGGGCTGCGGATCTGGAAATCGTAAAACAGGCCGACAATGTTCGGAAACTTACTTCAGATGTTATCGGCGAACTCGATAAGTTAAAAGATCGGGTTGTTGACGCTGGTGGCGGGCGCGACGAATCAGGAAATATCAAGAACCTGAGCGAAGAAGAAAAAGTAGCGCAACTGATGATTGGTACCAGCCGTAACGGTGCCGCTTTCAAACTGAAAGATGATCTGAATACATATATCGACAATATCTCGAAATATGCAGGTACGAAATATGCGCCCTTAGCACTCGATGGTAAAGATGATCCTATCGCGAATCGTTCTCCAGACCAGCGTCGGAAAGATTTTGCCGAATTGAACTTTGCCCAAACGCCCGTACCGGCTGCCTTAGCCGTACTAAGTCAGAAGCAAGCCGATGTTCGCCGTATTGAAGGCGAAGTACTCGATATTCTGGCTACTAAAGTGGGAGCGCAGGATGTGAAATTCGATAAGATCATTGCCATGCTGAGCATGGAGTCGAAAGTGGTTGTGGCCGGTACGAAGTTTAAAGGGCAAATGTTTCTGGCAGCTTCGTCGTCGGGAATTCAGCCTCGCATGAGCCTGAATGGCGCGCCAGTTCGAATGCAGGATGGCCAGGGTATTGTTGAGTTTACCGCTCAGGGCGGTGCTTATGATAAAAATGGTCTGGCTCGCCGGGTACTTACCGGGTCAATTGCTTACCAAACGCCAGCTGGTCTGAAAACGGTCCCGTTGCAAGCTGAATACTTTGTTGCAAAACCATCGTATCAGATCGAGACGGGAACCATGCCTCCTCTATATTTGGGATGTGAAAATAAACTGAGCATTCAGAGTCCACAATTAGGCGCACTATGGAATCCGACTTTCTCGGCCGATGGCGCTTCAGTTATCCAATCGGGTGAAAAGGGTAAGGTTACCATTGTTCCTAATTCTAAAACGGTGTCGCTTAATATTAATAACAGCGGTAGTTTATTAGGTACTGAACGGTTTAAAGTGAATTTAGTGCCACGGCCAACATTGGAATATTTGGTAGGTGGACAACGGACTACAGATCCACGTGGCGTTCCGGTTACATCGGCTCGTAGTATTCAGATTCGGGCTGTGGCTGATCCAAGTTTTGCGGCTTATGCGCCCAATGATGCCCGTTTCCGGCCAACAGGTGCCACCATATCGCTGGTGCGTGGAACAAAGCGTGTACAAGCTATAACCGTTGGACCAACTGGCGGATCGTTAGGTGCATTGGCTGGCGAAGCACAACCAGGTGACCGTCTGGTAATTCAGGTAGATGGGGTGCAGCGTCAGAACTTCCGTGGTGAAATCAGCGATGTTCCTATGGGTAATCCTATCTATCAGGTTTCATTATATTAA
- the gldL gene encoding gliding motility protein GldL, giving the protein MAAAKSTNFFWDRLVPTIYSAGAAVVIAGAWAKITHNEQFGWLLTAGLLTEVVIFILYAVQSFTNPTTSASDYAWERVYPELADDYKGEARKPTPQANGLTGNMDQMLAQAKVTPEVFERLGSGFRNLNDTVSKLTDLTDATVATNDYARNVKSASTSIGEMNKSYGVAITAMNSMADATTDAKDYRDQFQKVTKNMGALNAVYELELQDANKHLKAMNAFYGSLTTAMENMTDASRDAQQFKNEMAKLTGNLASLNNVYGSMLTAMRGN; this is encoded by the coding sequence ATGGCAGCAGCAAAATCCACGAATTTTTTTTGGGATCGTTTAGTACCAACCATTTATAGTGCCGGTGCCGCCGTCGTTATTGCCGGGGCATGGGCTAAAATTACCCACAACGAACAATTTGGCTGGTTATTAACGGCCGGTCTTCTTACCGAAGTTGTCATCTTTATTTTATACGCCGTTCAGAGTTTCACAAACCCAACCACTTCGGCAAGTGATTATGCATGGGAACGGGTATATCCGGAATTGGCCGACGATTATAAGGGCGAAGCGCGTAAGCCAACCCCACAGGCTAATGGATTGACCGGTAACATGGATCAGATGCTGGCTCAGGCCAAAGTGACACCTGAAGTGTTTGAACGGCTTGGTTCTGGCTTCCGCAACCTGAACGATACGGTCTCGAAACTAACCGACCTGACCGACGCTACGGTAGCTACCAACGACTATGCTCGTAATGTAAAATCAGCGTCGACATCGATCGGCGAAATGAATAAGTCGTATGGAGTGGCTATCACAGCTATGAATTCGATGGCCGATGCCACTACAGATGCGAAAGATTACCGCGATCAATTCCAGAAAGTGACCAAGAATATGGGCGCTTTAAATGCCGTTTATGAGCTTGAATTACAGGATGCCAACAAACACCTGAAAGCCATGAATGCTTTCTACGGCAGCCTGACAACGGCGATGGAAAACATGACCGACGCAAGCCGTGATGCACAGCAGTTCAAGAACGAAATGGCGAAGCTGACCGGTAACCTGGCATCTCTCAATAACGTATATGGTAGCATGCTGACTGCCATGCGTGGTAACTAA
- a CDS encoding SUMF1/EgtB/PvdO family nonheme iron enzyme — MMKYKWFTANATRGVMVAAVILLMQGCGFIKSKFGGKDGKGGEVGITNGEITATGRKGWKQPTPYGMVLIPSGSFIMGQADEDVAATQINMNRQVTISSFYMDDAEISNHEYRQYVNALLADSVSVLGEEEIMAKYYPDTTVWKNDFTYHNGDPMLEHYYAHPAFDTYPVVGVSWIAAKHFCQWRTNTLDDFRTKEGGYRSFGFRLPSEAEWEWAARGGKSGAKYPWGNPYVANGKGCYLANFKPQRGNFDADGYPYTAPANAYSPNDYGLYNMAGNVAEWCRDAYADNSNAIVWDMNPDNQNADEPRKVVRGGSWKDIAYYLETGTRYYEYEDQKRSYIGFRCVMDNLEGRAASGRGGRVGGSKSSKKAAKPKKA, encoded by the coding sequence ATGATGAAGTACAAATGGTTTACAGCCAACGCAACCCGTGGGGTAATGGTCGCAGCGGTGATTCTGCTGATGCAAGGTTGCGGCTTTATTAAGTCAAAATTTGGTGGTAAAGACGGCAAAGGTGGCGAAGTAGGCATTACCAATGGAGAAATTACGGCCACAGGCCGCAAAGGTTGGAAACAGCCAACTCCTTATGGCATGGTCCTGATTCCATCGGGTTCGTTTATCATGGGGCAGGCAGATGAAGATGTCGCTGCTACTCAGATCAACATGAACCGGCAGGTTACCATTAGCTCATTCTATATGGATGATGCCGAAATTTCGAACCATGAATACCGGCAGTATGTCAACGCGCTGTTGGCTGATTCTGTATCGGTCCTTGGTGAAGAAGAAATTATGGCGAAATATTATCCGGATACAACCGTGTGGAAAAACGACTTTACCTACCACAATGGTGATCCAATGCTGGAGCATTATTATGCGCATCCTGCATTTGATACCTATCCTGTCGTGGGGGTAAGCTGGATTGCCGCTAAGCATTTCTGTCAGTGGCGTACAAACACATTGGACGACTTCCGGACAAAAGAAGGTGGTTACCGTTCGTTCGGTTTCCGGTTGCCTTCTGAAGCGGAGTGGGAATGGGCAGCCCGTGGCGGTAAAAGCGGGGCTAAGTATCCCTGGGGGAACCCTTACGTAGCCAATGGTAAAGGGTGCTATCTGGCAAACTTTAAACCACAGCGTGGTAATTTCGATGCCGATGGCTATCCGTATACTGCTCCGGCTAATGCTTACAGCCCTAACGATTATGGCCTTTACAACATGGCCGGAAACGTTGCCGAGTGGTGCCGGGATGCGTATGCCGATAACTCAAACGCCATTGTATGGGATATGAACCCCGACAATCAGAATGCAGATGAGCCACGGAAAGTTGTACGGGGCGGCTCATGGAAAGATATTGCCTACTATCTGGAAACAGGAACTCGCTATTATGAGTATGAAGATCAGAAACGCTCATATATCGGTTTCCGTTGCGTAATGGATAACCTCGAAGGGCGTGCCGCATCGGGACGCGGTGGTCGTGTTGGTGGCAGCAAGAGTAGTAAAAAAGCTGCGAAGCCTAAAAAAGCATAA
- a CDS encoding type IX secretion system membrane protein PorP/SprF gives MIRTVYVFAFLLLTLATRSVFAQQEPQFSMYMYNPLYYNPAAAGSEGVSRLQLTQRTQYLGYQAIGSNDDGVQNTQLVSFNMPLARIKSGVGIYAFNDKLAATTNQSVQVSYAYRLALKNGTLALGVQAGLFNKSYDYGKFRPSEPGDPLIPTGRISQAKPDIGAGVYYNTTDYWIGLSVNHLNQASYTLGTDRSTSPLYPNAYLSAGYRLGLGYDIDIQPSILIQYATKGGLRNSTATVNVVGTYDNRIWAGVGYRYQDAVMVTAGINLMRNNALRIGYSLDLVTGASVKSATSHEIMLAYALPAPDPRKKPIIRTPRFRY, from the coding sequence ATGATTCGCACAGTTTACGTTTTTGCTTTTTTATTGCTGACGCTGGCTACACGGTCGGTTTTTGCCCAACAGGAGCCTCAGTTTAGCATGTATATGTATAACCCACTCTATTATAACCCGGCCGCGGCTGGGTCGGAGGGGGTATCGCGGCTGCAATTGACCCAGCGGACACAGTATCTTGGTTATCAGGCTATTGGAAGTAATGACGATGGCGTGCAGAATACCCAGTTGGTTTCGTTCAATATGCCGTTGGCCCGGATTAAAAGCGGAGTTGGTATTTATGCCTTTAACGATAAACTGGCTGCAACTACCAATCAGTCCGTTCAGGTTTCGTATGCCTATCGGTTGGCCCTGAAAAATGGTACACTGGCTTTAGGCGTTCAGGCTGGTTTATTTAACAAGTCCTACGATTATGGCAAATTTCGCCCCAGTGAACCCGGCGATCCGCTCATTCCGACTGGCCGGATCAGCCAGGCAAAACCCGATATTGGTGCTGGGGTTTATTATAATACAACCGACTACTGGATTGGGCTTAGTGTAAATCACCTGAACCAGGCTTCCTATACGCTTGGTACCGACCGATCGACCAGTCCGCTCTATCCGAATGCATATCTGAGTGCAGGGTATCGGTTGGGGCTGGGTTATGACATTGATATACAACCGTCTATTCTGATTCAGTATGCAACAAAGGGAGGGCTTCGCAATTCAACCGCCACTGTCAACGTTGTAGGTACATACGACAATCGGATATGGGCCGGAGTTGGGTATCGGTATCAGGATGCGGTGATGGTTACGGCCGGAATTAACCTAATGCGGAACAACGCATTACGGATTGGGTATTCGCTGGATCTGGTAACAGGAGCCAGTGTAAAAAGCGCAACATCGCATGAGATTATGCTGGCTTATGCACTACCCGCTCCTGACCCGCGCAAGAAACCTATCATACGGACGCCACGATTCCGGTACTAA